A stretch of Lactiplantibacillus brownii DNA encodes these proteins:
- a CDS encoding response regulator transcription factor, which yields MHSVMIVDDEYMILKGMAKIVNWQEHGLEIVQTARNGKQALAAFKQQPVDLVITDVRMPEMSGLALMQRLQGAPQPPIVIVLSGYQEFDYVKQALHFGAMDYLVKPIDAQELDKVLDKAHEQLEQRTKTDATKHYYLEMQTERLVAQELTTTQIKQLLTSAGVDPDRRQFTVISCNIVTNYEALSQACQRQKQYLYYSSQDQFIICFVGSHRDLTKFIQQLELQQLIAGESFVTVGQQVSQLSELADSLEQAQTLAELYQFYEDRSPFLSGESRTEWLRQAEIPKISLDKFKRALGNDNQELMVTLTRAMFARLSNEHVAPSYTRQVAFLVLNVLSNSQAFSNQEYERQLTAIDEAPTIAVLEEAVVAIVQHFEPKQQPTFSKNVRQVITIVNQEYVEDLSLTQVANRLHLNPVYLGQLFKKEVHTSFSKYLNQYRITQAKEMLAHTDESISNIALEIGYTNSGYFYKNFRLICDISPKEYRRQALGQPMG from the coding sequence GTGCACAGTGTAATGATTGTGGACGATGAGTACATGATCCTCAAGGGGATGGCCAAAATTGTTAATTGGCAAGAACATGGGCTCGAAATCGTCCAAACGGCGCGCAATGGGAAGCAAGCCTTGGCAGCATTTAAGCAACAGCCCGTTGACTTAGTCATCACGGATGTTCGTATGCCGGAGATGAGTGGGTTAGCCTTGATGCAACGACTGCAAGGCGCCCCACAGCCGCCAATTGTGATTGTTTTGTCGGGTTATCAAGAATTTGATTATGTGAAACAGGCGCTGCATTTTGGGGCGATGGATTATTTAGTGAAGCCAATTGATGCGCAAGAGCTCGACAAAGTCTTAGATAAAGCGCATGAGCAGCTTGAGCAACGCACAAAAACGGATGCGACAAAGCATTATTATTTGGAAATGCAGACGGAGCGGCTAGTTGCACAAGAGTTAACAACGACACAGATTAAGCAACTATTGACAAGTGCTGGTGTAGATCCTGATCGGCGTCAATTCACGGTGATCAGTTGCAACATCGTCACCAATTATGAAGCACTCAGTCAAGCTTGTCAGCGTCAAAAACAGTATTTATATTACAGTAGCCAAGATCAATTTATCATTTGCTTTGTTGGGTCACATCGCGATTTGACCAAGTTCATTCAACAGTTAGAGCTGCAACAACTTATCGCTGGCGAATCCTTTGTGACGGTTGGGCAGCAGGTGAGCCAGTTGTCGGAGTTAGCCGACAGTTTGGAGCAAGCCCAAACGTTGGCGGAACTTTATCAATTTTATGAAGACCGGTCACCATTTTTATCTGGGGAGTCCCGAACGGAATGGTTACGACAAGCAGAGATCCCTAAGATTTCGTTGGATAAATTCAAACGGGCACTCGGTAACGATAATCAGGAACTGATGGTGACGTTGACGCGGGCAATGTTCGCCAGATTAAGTAACGAACATGTGGCGCCGTCTTATACCCGCCAAGTGGCGTTTCTGGTGCTGAATGTTTTAAGCAATTCGCAGGCTTTCAGTAATCAAGAATATGAACGCCAATTAACGGCGATCGATGAAGCACCAACGATTGCCGTGTTAGAGGAAGCCGTCGTGGCAATTGTGCAACACTTTGAACCTAAACAACAGCCGACTTTCTCCAAAAATGTGCGCCAAGTCATTACGATTGTGAATCAAGAGTATGTCGAAGATCTCTCGCTGACACAGGTGGCCAATCGCTTACACCTGAATCCAGTTTATCTGGGACAACTGTTTAAGAAGGAAGTCCACACGAGTTTTTCGAAATATTTGAATCAATATCGTATCACGCAAGCTAAAGAAATGCTGGCGCACACGGATGAAAGCATCAGCAATATTGCGCTAGAGATTGGGTATACGAATAGTGGGTATTTTTATAAAAATTTCCGCTTAATTTGCGACATTTCACCAAAGGAATACCGGCGCCAGGCACTAGGGCAACCGATGGGTTAA
- a CDS encoding ABC transporter ATP-binding protein → MVEINLDHIYKRYPNADKNSVNDFDLHVKDKEFIVFVGPSGCGKSTTLRMIAGLEDITKGTLEIGGKVMNDIPPRDRDIAMVFQNYALYPHMTVAGNMAFGLKLRKYSKADIAKRVDNAAEILGLTDFLDRKPADLSGGQRQRVALGRAIVRDAPIFLMDEPLSNLDAKLRVSMRAEIAKLHRRLNTTTIYVTHDQTEAMTMADRVVVMSTGQIQQIGTPSEIYDRPRNMFVAGFIGSPAMNFFNVSYRDGVINDHKGVELHVPEGMSNILDKRGYNGKEIVFGIRPEDIHTEKVFIDTWPKQTVRATINVSELLGATSQLYSQVGDTEFVANVDARDFHQPGAVIDMGFDINKAHFFDKDNHSSIMLDEEEENQPTEA, encoded by the coding sequence ATGGTTGAAATTAATCTAGATCATATTTACAAACGTTATCCAAATGCCGATAAAAACTCGGTCAACGATTTCGATTTGCATGTCAAAGACAAAGAATTCATCGTCTTTGTTGGACCTTCTGGTTGTGGTAAATCAACAACGTTGCGGATGATTGCTGGTTTGGAAGATATTACTAAGGGAACTTTGGAAATTGGCGGCAAAGTGATGAATGATATTCCACCGCGTGATCGTGATATTGCGATGGTCTTCCAAAACTATGCCTTATATCCACATATGACGGTTGCCGGTAATATGGCTTTTGGACTTAAATTACGTAAATATAGTAAAGCGGATATTGCCAAACGGGTCGATAATGCCGCCGAAATTTTAGGCTTAACAGATTTCTTAGACCGTAAGCCAGCCGATTTATCTGGTGGGCAACGGCAACGGGTTGCACTAGGTCGAGCAATTGTTCGTGATGCCCCAATCTTCTTAATGGATGAACCATTGTCTAACTTGGATGCCAAGTTACGGGTTTCCATGCGGGCCGAAATCGCGAAGTTACACCGTCGCTTAAACACGACCACGATCTACGTCACCCATGACCAAACGGAAGCAATGACGATGGCTGACCGCGTGGTTGTCATGTCTACTGGCCAGATTCAACAAATTGGGACGCCGTCGGAAATTTATGACCGGCCGCGGAACATGTTTGTTGCCGGATTTATCGGTTCACCAGCGATGAACTTCTTTAATGTCAGCTACCGTGATGGTGTGATCAATGACCACAAGGGCGTGGAATTACACGTCCCAGAAGGCATGAGTAACATTTTGGATAAACGTGGTTATAACGGGAAAGAAATCGTCTTTGGGATTCGTCCTGAAGATATTCATACTGAAAAAGTCTTCATTGATACTTGGCCAAAGCAAACGGTACGGGCAACGATCAACGTTTCTGAATTGCTCGGAGCGACGAGTCAATTATATAGCCAAGTCGGTGATACTGAATTTGTTGCCAATGTTGATGCACGTGATTTCCATCAACCTGGCGCAGTGATTGATATGGGCTTTGATATTAACAAAGCACATTTCTTCGATAAAGATAACCATAGCTCCATCATGTTGGATGAAGAAGAAGAAAATCAACCAACAGAAGCTTAG
- a CDS encoding ROK family protein yields the protein MSKKLGSIEAGGTKFILAVADETYKISAKKRIPTEDPATTLAGCIAFFKENPVDAIGLGSFGPIGIKQGTADYGHILSTPKPGWAGTDMVGTLTAALHVPVYFTTDVNASVYGEYIAGSAKEVDSAVYFTIGTGIGGGVIQDGKFIGGYSHLEMGHAPVMMHPDDHYEGFCPFHGNRCFEGVAAGPTIEARTGIPGEKLERDNPVFDYIDYYAAQMAFAAYVNYAPEKIIFGGSVINDDDMVKVRQYFDKLNNDYVKIPDNLIVHSHFADNASATVGDFALAATLLK from the coding sequence ATGAGTAAAAAATTAGGTAGTATTGAAGCCGGCGGGACTAAGTTTATTTTGGCCGTTGCGGATGAAACGTATAAGATCAGTGCTAAAAAGCGGATTCCAACAGAAGATCCTGCGACCACTTTGGCTGGTTGTATTGCTTTCTTCAAAGAAAATCCGGTTGACGCCATTGGATTAGGATCATTTGGACCAATTGGTATCAAGCAAGGTACCGCGGATTACGGTCATATTCTATCAACGCCAAAGCCTGGCTGGGCTGGGACTGACATGGTTGGTACTTTAACCGCGGCTCTCCACGTGCCCGTTTACTTCACGACAGATGTGAATGCTTCGGTCTATGGTGAATATATTGCTGGGAGTGCTAAAGAAGTTGATTCGGCAGTCTATTTCACTATCGGAACTGGTATCGGTGGTGGCGTGATTCAAGACGGCAAGTTTATTGGCGGCTATTCACATCTTGAAATGGGACATGCGCCAGTGATGATGCACCCAGATGATCATTATGAAGGATTCTGCCCATTCCACGGTAACCGCTGTTTTGAAGGCGTTGCAGCTGGCCCAACCATTGAAGCACGGACCGGTATTCCTGGTGAAAAGCTTGAACGTGACAATCCAGTGTTTGATTACATCGATTATTATGCTGCCCAGATGGCTTTCGCTGCCTACGTGAACTATGCCCCAGAAAAGATCATCTTTGGTGGTTCAGTGATTAATGATGACGATATGGTCAAAGTGCGTCAATACTTCGATAAATTGAACAATGATTATGTCAAAATTCCAGACAACTTGATCGTTCACAGTCACTTTGCGGACAACGCTTCAGCGACAGTCGGTGACTTTGCATTAGCAGCGACCTTACTAAAGTAG